One Dictyoglomus turgidum DSM 6724 DNA window includes the following coding sequences:
- a CDS encoding ATP-binding protein → MKELSLHLLDLVQNSIEAGARNIYIEMKKDLENKKLFLKIKDDGKGIPPEVLEELKNPFFTTRKTRKVGLGIPLFWELVRSCNGNLNVRSEIGKGTEIIAEVPYDCIDLPPLGDISGTILSLIVANPDLNLNFKFEKNGDIFEFSTEDLKRELNGIPLNSLEVISFLKKYIYENLGGW, encoded by the coding sequence ATGAAAGAATTGTCTCTTCATTTGTTGGATTTGGTGCAAAATTCTATAGAGGCTGGAGCTAGAAATATTTATATTGAGATGAAGAAGGATTTGGAAAATAAAAAATTGTTTTTAAAGATAAAGGATGATGGAAAAGGAATTCCTCCTGAGGTTTTGGAGGAATTAAAGAATCCCTTTTTTACTACAAGAAAAACCAGAAAGGTGGGTTTAGGGATTCCTTTATTCTGGGAATTAGTAAGAAGTTGCAATGGAAATCTAAATGTTAGATCAGAAATAGGGAAAGGAACGGAAATTATTGCAGAAGTTCCTTATGATTGCATTGATCTTCCTCCTTTGGGGGATATTTCAGGCACCATTTTGTCTCTTATAGTAGCAAACCCTGATTTAAATTTAAACTTTAAATTTGAAAAGAACGGAGACATTTTTGAATTTTCTACCGAAGATTTGAAAAGGGAATTAAATGGTATTCCCTTAAATAGTTTAGAAGTTATCTCCTTTTTAAAAAAATATATTTATGAAAATTTGGGAGGTTGGTAA
- a CDS encoding PHP domain-containing protein — MTWIGVDLHIHTILSPCGDWNMSPKKIVEKAKEIGLGIIGITDHHMVENFPAVSYWGEKMDILVIPGMEIQTREEVHVLGLFKNYSSAYEFQKEIWNHLPDKKNDENLFGVQVVVNEKDEVERIEERLLLTSTNLSLEGVTKLIRKFDGFIILAHIDKPNFSVLSNLGFIPENLDYDLLELSKEVKIEKFLRDNYGLISKKNNFIISSDAHYLDDIKKPRTFIGVEGLTIEDVFFSLKNKIIKIEEMEV; from the coding sequence TTGACTTGGATTGGAGTAGATCTTCATATTCATACCATACTTTCTCCTTGTGGAGACTGGAATATGAGCCCTAAAAAGATAGTTGAAAAAGCAAAAGAAATTGGATTAGGAATAATAGGGATAACTGATCACCACATGGTAGAAAATTTCCCTGCAGTTTCCTATTGGGGAGAGAAAATGGATATTTTAGTTATTCCTGGAATGGAAATTCAAACAAGAGAAGAAGTTCATGTACTAGGATTGTTTAAAAATTACAGTTCAGCGTATGAGTTTCAAAAAGAAATTTGGAATCATTTACCTGATAAAAAGAATGATGAGAATCTTTTTGGAGTTCAAGTAGTGGTTAATGAAAAAGATGAGGTAGAAAGAATTGAAGAAAGGTTATTGTTAACCTCAACAAATTTATCCTTAGAAGGAGTGACGAAGTTAATAAGAAAGTTTGATGGATTTATAATTCTTGCTCATATTGATAAACCTAATTTCAGTGTGCTTTCTAACTTGGGATTTATACCAGAAAATTTAGACTATGATTTACTTGAATTATCGAAGGAAGTAAAAATTGAGAAATTTTTGAGGGATAATTATGGTTTAATATCAAAAAAAAATAACTTTATAATTTCTTCTGATGCTCACTATTTAGATGATATTAAAAAACCAAGAACTTTCATAGGTGTAGAGGGTTTAACAATTGAAGATGTCTTCTTTAGCTTAAAAAATAAAATTATAAAAATAGAAGAAATGGAGGTATAG
- a CDS encoding patatin-like phospholipase family protein, translated as MRGVKIGLALGSGGAKGLSHIGVLKVLEEYNIEISFITGSSIGALIGGLYAKGYSSKELENLANSIAENKEQFYKLFDFSKSLQGIIKGDKILEYLDNLLEGTTFDKLKKPFIPIAVDLIMGEKVYVQEGKVSEGIRGSISIPVIFQPFPWKDKLLIDGGVLSPLPVKDLKKLYKPDIVIAVSLHKRSKWAPKNNISIDIPYKPNTITEKITYTLSQTSIFREFQKRLNPLLNPSLFDVLMQTIDIMNYELEEDNKKEADIVIIPEVQNYGTFDFDKAKELIEKGESATKEKIQEILNLIKRKKKKFIFF; from the coding sequence ATGAGAGGAGTGAAAATTGGATTAGCCTTAGGAAGCGGTGGTGCAAAAGGTCTATCTCATATAGGAGTACTCAAAGTTTTAGAAGAATACAATATTGAAATTTCTTTTATTACTGGAAGTAGTATTGGTGCCTTAATTGGAGGACTATATGCTAAGGGGTATTCTTCTAAGGAATTAGAAAATTTAGCCAACAGTATTGCAGAAAATAAAGAGCAGTTTTACAAATTGTTTGATTTTTCAAAATCTCTTCAAGGAATAATTAAAGGGGATAAAATCTTAGAGTATTTAGACAACCTTTTAGAAGGGACTACTTTTGATAAGCTTAAGAAACCATTTATTCCTATTGCTGTAGATCTTATCATGGGAGAAAAAGTATATGTACAAGAGGGAAAAGTCTCAGAAGGAATAAGGGGTAGCATTTCTATTCCTGTAATCTTTCAGCCCTTTCCATGGAAAGATAAACTTCTAATAGATGGAGGTGTACTTTCTCCTCTTCCTGTGAAAGATTTAAAGAAACTTTACAAACCAGATATTGTAATTGCAGTAAGCCTTCACAAAAGATCTAAATGGGCACCAAAGAATAACATAAGTATTGACATTCCTTACAAGCCTAATACAATTACAGAGAAAATTACTTATACTTTATCTCAAACAAGCATCTTCAGGGAATTTCAAAAAAGGCTAAATCCTCTTCTAAATCCATCTCTTTTTGATGTTTTGATGCAGACCATAGACATAATGAACTACGAACTTGAAGAGGATAATAAAAAAGAAGCTGATATTGTGATAATACCAGAGGTTCAAAATTACGGTACTTTTGACTTTGATAAGGCAAAGGAATTAATAGAAAAAGGCGAAAGTGCAACAAAGGAAAAAATTCAAGAGATACTAAATCTTATAAAAAGGAAGAAAAAGAAGTTCATTTTCTTCTAA
- the nuoE gene encoding NADH-quinone oxidoreductase subunit NuoE yields the protein MAVELKFSDYAQRELEKILDQFSSTKGSLIMILHAIQEKFGYLPKEALEMVSEKLKIPLSEIYGVVTFYSFFRLEPQGKHVIRLCMGTACYVKGAADLLTALEQIGLKEGKVTEDGYFSLDLVRCIGACSMAPALMIDEEVYGKLTPDKLKKLIENFRKEHQ from the coding sequence ATGGCAGTAGAGCTAAAGTTTTCAGATTATGCCCAGAGAGAATTGGAAAAAATCTTAGATCAATTTTCCTCTACTAAAGGTTCACTTATTATGATATTGCATGCAATTCAAGAAAAGTTTGGTTATCTTCCTAAAGAAGCTTTAGAGATGGTATCTGAAAAACTAAAGATCCCGTTAAGTGAGATCTATGGAGTAGTGACTTTTTATTCCTTCTTTAGGTTGGAGCCTCAAGGTAAACATGTGATTAGACTCTGTATGGGTACTGCCTGTTATGTTAAAGGAGCAGCAGATCTATTAACAGCTTTAGAGCAGATAGGACTCAAAGAGGGTAAAGTAACTGAAGATGGTTATTTCTCTTTGGATCTTGTAAGGTGTATTGGTGCTTGTAGTATGGCTCCTGCTCTTATGATTGACGAAGAAGTATATGGAAAGCTTACTCCTGATAAATTGAAAAAATTGATAGAGAACTTCAGAAAAGAACATCAATGA
- a CDS encoding [Fe-Fe] hydrogenase large subunit C-terminal domain-containing protein, translating to MSEKYIHSVAINLQRCRGCIHCIRHCPTEAMRVRNGKSLIIPYRCIDCGECIRVCPYHAPFGFTHTLDSIAYLDNIVVIISPEFYSQFSTKYSVGDIQEAVRKVTNAKEVWDTTYAIYLLENALLDYVNSSHNLPLISTYCPAIIELIQVRFPTLIPNLSPFKSPIEIMGQIIREYWSKNYSNEKLNLVYITPCPALASYLKENKEEGVDFVIGIDNIYLRVKKELQENKSEILKLFYPKGILCGTLGGESQIFNEEEAISVGGIEKVVKVLEDLERNKIQEIKFLELRACEEGCVGGVLNPENYYLAKKRMHSIYKNLDKEKIENTNLLKDIAEVHISKIVRMSPISPRPIWKLDEDINKALKKMDEMKKILQILPGLDCGSCGAPTCASLAEDIVRGNAQVYDCIFLLKEKLWEMAKEMEELSRRSSSVILKRREEENEDQ from the coding sequence ATGTCTGAAAAGTATATTCATTCCGTTGCTATAAATCTTCAAAGATGTAGGGGATGTATCCACTGCATAAGGCATTGTCCTACAGAGGCAATGAGAGTAAGAAATGGTAAGTCTTTGATAATTCCTTATCGTTGTATAGATTGTGGAGAATGTATTAGAGTTTGTCCATATCATGCTCCTTTTGGTTTTACTCATACCCTTGATAGTATTGCCTATCTTGATAATATAGTAGTTATTATCTCTCCTGAATTCTATTCTCAATTTTCCACAAAATATTCTGTTGGCGATATACAGGAAGCTGTCAGAAAAGTTACTAATGCAAAAGAAGTATGGGATACCACTTATGCTATCTATCTCCTTGAAAATGCTTTATTAGATTATGTTAATTCTTCCCATAATCTGCCTCTTATTTCCACATATTGTCCTGCAATAATTGAGCTGATTCAGGTACGTTTTCCTACTCTTATTCCTAATTTATCTCCTTTTAAGTCTCCCATTGAGATTATGGGGCAAATTATAAGAGAGTATTGGAGCAAAAATTATTCTAATGAGAAATTAAATTTGGTTTACATTACTCCCTGTCCTGCTCTTGCAAGTTATTTAAAGGAAAATAAAGAAGAGGGAGTAGATTTTGTAATAGGCATAGATAACATTTATTTGAGAGTCAAAAAGGAACTTCAAGAAAATAAATCAGAAATATTAAAATTGTTTTATCCTAAGGGTATTCTTTGTGGAACTTTAGGGGGAGAATCTCAGATTTTTAATGAAGAAGAAGCAATAAGTGTAGGTGGTATAGAGAAGGTTGTAAAGGTATTGGAGGATTTGGAGAGAAATAAAATTCAAGAGATAAAGTTTTTGGAACTTAGAGCCTGTGAAGAAGGATGTGTAGGAGGAGTTTTAAATCCTGAAAATTATTACCTGGCAAAGAAGAGAATGCACTCTATTTATAAAAATTTAGACAAAGAAAAAATTGAAAATACGAATCTGTTAAAAGATATTGCTGAAGTACATATTTCCAAAATAGTAAGGATGTCTCCTATTTCTCCAAGACCTATATGGAAATTAGATGAAGATATTAATAAAGCTCTAAAGAAAATGGATGAGATGAAAAAAATCCTTCAGATTTTGCCTGGGCTTGATTGTGGGTCTTGTGGGGCACCCACTTGTGCATCTTTAGCAGAAGATATTGTAAGAGGTAATGCTCAGGTATATGATTGTATCTTTCTTTTAAAAGAGAAATTATGGGAGATGGCTAAGGAAATGGAAGAATTATCAAGGAGATCTTCTTCAGTTATTTTAAAGCGGAGGGAAGAGGAGAATGAAGATCAGTGA
- a CDS encoding DRTGG domain-containing protein has product MKGRRLVELIEGKALVGEEKLDEIGIKRAFAADLMSDVLAMVTSEERDVVLITGITNSQIVRTAEILDIPMIIVCRGKVVPKDVIDLAKEKGIILVSTEKIVFEVSGILYSHGIESAVMKKKVKEEYKNI; this is encoded by the coding sequence ATGAAAGGTAGGAGACTGGTTGAATTGATTGAAGGTAAAGCTTTAGTAGGTGAAGAAAAGCTTGATGAAATTGGTATCAAAAGGGCTTTTGCTGCTGATCTTATGAGCGATGTACTTGCAATGGTTACTTCTGAAGAGAGAGATGTGGTACTTATTACTGGTATTACAAATTCACAAATTGTAAGAACTGCTGAGATATTAGACATTCCTATGATAATAGTATGCAGAGGAAAAGTAGTGCCAAAAGATGTTATTGATCTTGCGAAAGAGAAAGGGATAATTTTAGTAAGTACTGAAAAAATAGTTTTTGAAGTAAGCGGGATTTTGTATTCTCATGGTATTGAATCTGCAGTTATGAAGAAAAAGGTAAAGGAGGAGTACAAAAATATTTGA
- a CDS encoding PucR family transcriptional regulator ligand-binding domain-containing protein encodes MTLGKVREILKAQVLCGEENLNREISIVGATDLMSDALCLLEEGALLLTGLITIQVVRTAEMLDLVGVVFVRGKIPPKDVIDLARKSNLPLLSTKYPMYEACGLLYTAGFKGKKVDVDS; translated from the coding sequence ATGACTTTAGGAAAGGTCAGAGAAATTTTAAAGGCTCAGGTTTTGTGTGGAGAGGAAAATTTGAATAGAGAAATTTCTATTGTTGGAGCTACAGATCTCATGAGTGATGCACTATGTTTGTTAGAAGAGGGCGCATTACTTTTGACTGGACTTATAACTATACAGGTAGTAAGAACTGCAGAAATGTTGGATCTGGTGGGTGTAGTATTTGTAAGAGGAAAGATTCCTCCTAAGGATGTTATTGACCTTGCTCGTAAGTCTAATTTACCTCTTCTCTCAACCAAGTACCCTATGTATGAGGCTTGTGGATTATTGTACACCGCTGGATTTAAAGGAAAGAAGGTAGATGTTGATTCTTGA
- a CDS encoding (2Fe-2S) ferredoxin domain-containing protein, with amino-acid sequence MSKKLTIEDLKKIKEKAQADLEARSAEGKDKIVVHMGTCGIAAGARETLLAILDEIEKRNLKNVVVTQAGCIGLCEYEPLISVEKVGSSKVLYKHVTPEKARKIIAQHIVNGQIVTEDVLSTE; translated from the coding sequence ATGAGTAAAAAACTTACTATTGAGGACCTCAAAAAAATTAAAGAGAAAGCTCAGGCAGACCTTGAGGCAAGGAGTGCTGAGGGTAAAGACAAAATAGTGGTACATATGGGGACATGTGGAATTGCTGCAGGTGCAAGAGAAACTTTACTTGCAATCCTAGATGAAATAGAAAAGAGAAATTTAAAGAATGTAGTAGTGACCCAAGCTGGGTGTATTGGTCTTTGCGAATACGAGCCTTTAATATCAGTAGAAAAAGTAGGAAGCTCTAAGGTTTTATATAAGCATGTCACCCCAGAAAAGGCAAGAAAGATTATTGCTCAGCATATTGTTAACGGACAAATTGTTACTGAAGACGTACTTTCTACAGAATAA
- a CDS encoding CBS domain-containing protein, with translation MKIPKEYLEKIKVKDIMNTDIVRLRPYQDMRSIQEIMRIKRIDAIPIVDDLENLIGLVTVENVINALAKGDINVPCEKYMVRDPKCLKPDDNLYEALIKFRRFRFGRFPVVDEKGKVLGILSTKDIVLNLVDVEDIEGIKEEKKEEAVLILEYPVMGGDFALAGVASSNVKKVLQQLGIGPDIIRKVAVVTYEAEMNIVIHAYRGVLRVKVTPEYIDIVAEDEGPGIPDIELAMQPGYSTAPDNIREMGFGAGMGLPNIKNSSDELHIDSIVGRGTTVHSRIYLKRERNV, from the coding sequence TTGAAAATTCCCAAAGAATATCTTGAGAAGATAAAGGTTAAAGATATTATGAATACAGACATTGTAAGGCTTAGGCCTTACCAGGATATGCGTTCTATTCAAGAAATAATGAGAATTAAGAGAATTGATGCTATTCCTATTGTTGATGATTTAGAAAATCTTATTGGTCTTGTGACTGTAGAAAATGTAATTAATGCCCTCGCAAAAGGTGATATAAATGTTCCTTGTGAGAAATATATGGTGAGAGATCCTAAGTGTTTAAAGCCTGACGATAACCTTTATGAGGCGTTAATAAAGTTTAGGCGGTTTAGATTTGGAAGATTTCCTGTAGTAGACGAAAAAGGCAAGGTTCTTGGAATATTGAGCACAAAGGATATAGTATTAAATCTTGTAGATGTTGAAGATATTGAGGGAATAAAGGAGGAAAAGAAAGAAGAAGCGGTTCTTATTCTTGAATATCCAGTAATGGGTGGAGATTTTGCCTTAGCAGGAGTGGCATCTAGTAATGTGAAAAAAGTGCTTCAACAGCTTGGAATAGGTCCTGATATTATAAGAAAAGTTGCGGTAGTAACCTACGAGGCAGAAATGAATATTGTGATACATGCTTATAGAGGAGTTTTAAGGGTAAAAGTGACCCCTGAGTATATTGATATTGTAGCTGAGGATGAAGGACCAGGAATACCTGACATAGAATTGGCTATGCAACCTGGTTATTCTACTGCTCCCGACAACATAAGGGAGATGGGATTTGGAGCAGGGATGGGACTTCCTAATATAAAGAATTCCTCTGATGAGCTTCATATTGATTCTATAGTGGGAAGAGGAACCACAGTTCATTCAAGAATTTATTTAAAGAGGGAAAGGAATGTCTGA